A window of Mobiluncus massiliensis genomic DNA:
GTACTTTGTCGGGGCTGAAGCCCGCGCCTATCCCGCCCAAACTGGCTGGCTGGGAGCAACTTACCGCTTCGGCGGGGTGAGCCTGTCCATGATTCAAATCATCATCGTGGTGGTTTCCGTGGTCCTGATGATTGTCCTGCAGTTCATCATTAAGAAAACCCGCATTGGTAAAGCCATGCGCGCGGTCAGCCAGGATCAAGACGCTGCCAAGCTCATGGGAATCAGCGTGGATAACACGATTTCCTTCACTTTTGCTCTCGGCTCCGCTTTGGCTGGCGCCGCCGGGGTGCTGTGGGGGCTGTATTACACTTCGATTACCCCACTCATGGGCATTATGCCGGGCTTGAAAGCCTTTGTGGCCGCTGTTTTGGGCGGTATCGGTTTGATTCCAGGAGCGTTGGTGGGCGGCTATCTGGTCGGCTTTTTAGAGACCATCGTGAACTCCTTGGGTCTGTCCACATTCCGTGACGCGGCCGTGTTCATGGTGCTGATTATCGTGCTCATCTTTAAGCCTGCCGGCATCCTCGGCAAGAACGTACAGGAGAAGGTCTGAGCCATGAAAACTGGAATAAAAAGTATCATTGCACAAGCCGTCATTCTCGCGGTTCTTTGGGGGCTGGGGTACGCCCTCATCACGGTGGGGGTCATCGACTCCTACATCTTTAACACAATGGTCACCATCTGCGTGAACATTATCCTGGCGGTGTCGTTGAACCTGGTCACCGGGTTTACCGGGCAATTCTCTCTGGGCCACGCCGGATTCATGGCGGTAGGGGCCTATTCCACCGGCCTCATCGTTACCGCGATTCCTACCTACGGTGGTTTCTTCCTGGGACTGGGCATAGGCGGACTTTTCGCCGCCGGTATCGGTTTCCTCATCGGTTTGCCGACCCTGCGTCTGAAAGGAGACTACCTGGCTATCGCCACCCTGGGACTGGCCGAGATTATCCGCGTGCTGCTGTTGAATCTGGAGTTCTCCGGCGGGGCTGCCGGACTGTTCATCCAACTGCAGTTCACGGACTGGAACATCCTGTTCATCCTCACGGCGGGCACCATCCTGCTGATTCGTAACTTCCTGAATTCCCGTCACGGGCACGCCTGCATCGCGGTCCGCGAGGACGAAATCGCCGCTGAATCCATCGGCGTTTACTCCACCCGGATTAAGACCCTGGCTTTCGTAGTCGGTTCTTTCTTCGGAGCCATCGGGGGCGGCCTGTACATCGGCAACTTCTTCTTTGTGAAACCGGACCTGTTCAACTTCATGATGTCCATCAACATCCTGGTGATAGTGGTTTTGGGCGGTTTGGGTTCGTTGACTGGCTCGATTATCGCCGCCATCTTGCTGGCGGTAGTTTCGACCCTGCTCCAGCCCTTCCCCGAAATTCGAATGATTCTCTACGCCTTGGTTTTGGTTATCCTCATGGTGTTCCGTCCCCAGGGTCTGTTAGGCACCAAGGAGCTGACCTTTAAGGTCTTTGGTCGGTTGTTGCGCAAGCCGACCGGGGAGGGCAAACCGGAAAGTGGCAGTGCGTTGCCAACTCCCCCAACCGCGGAGACACCCCCGGAGGCACTCCGCGCCGAGGCTGGTGCCGAGACCGGGACAAAATCAGTCGCCACCGAACCCCCGACAGAGGAGCAGCGCGCTCACGCCATCTTGGATGTGCGCCGCCTGACACGGCACTTCGGCGGGCTCGCCGCCCTCACGGACGTGGATATGTATCTGCAACCCGGTGAGCTCATCGGTCTGATTGGACCCAACGGAGCGGGGAAAACCACCGTTTTCAACCTGCTGACCGGGGTTTATCCCCCCTCGTCGGGAACCATCGCTTTCCGCCCTGACCCGCAGGGCGGGGACGTCTCCATTGCCGGCAAGAAACCCTTTGTGATTTCTCGCTGCGGCATCGCCCGCACCTTCCAAAACATCCGTTTGTTCAAGGACCTCACGGTGTTGGACAACGTGGTTTTTGCCATGGAACAGCGCGAAAAGTATTCCCTCCTGGCGTCCTTTTTCCATCTGCCGTCCTGGTCCCAGTCGCGTCAACGCGTCCACGAAGAATCTATGCAGTTACTGCAGATGATGAACCTCGCTGAAAAAGCCGGTGAATCCGCTCGGAACCTGTCCTACGGTGAACAGCGTCACCTGGAGATTGCTCGTGCCCTGGCGACTAACCCGCAGCTCCTGCTGCTGGACGAGCCGGCGGCAGGAATGAACCCAGCCGAGACTGCCCAGCTCACGGAGTTGATTGCGATGCTGCGTCAGCGTTATCACCTCACTATCCTGCTCATTGAGCACGACATGTCGCTGGTGATGACCATCTGCGAGCGCCTCTACGTGCTCGACCACGGCGTGGTTATCGCTTCCGGTACGCCTCAGGAAGTTCGTAACAATCCGAAGGTTATCGAAGCCTATCTGGGTCAGGAGGTGGAAAATGTTTGAGATTAAGGACCTCAAGGTTTCATTCGGCGGCATCCAGGCTCTCAAGGGCATTTCCCTGCGCGTGGAAGAAGGTGAAATCGTGACCCTGATTGGCGCCAACGGAGCGGGCAAAACCACGACGTTGCGCACCGCCTCCGGCCTGGAACGCCCTTTGGAAGGCTCAATCTGGCTTGACGGCAAGGAAATTACCAAATCCTCACCACGTTCGCGGGTACGCCACGGTTTGGTTCACGTCCCGGAGGGACGTCGGGTGTTCCCCGGAATGACCGTGATGGAAAACCTCGATTTGGGCGCCTACATGCGCAAAGACCGCAGCGGATGCGCCGCGGACCTGAAAATGGTGTTTGAACGGTTCCCGGTCTTGGCTGACCGGAAAAATCAGCTGGCGGGGACCTTGAGCGGCGGCGAACAGCAGATGTTGGCTATGGGCCGCGGGCTGATGGCCAAACCGCGCGTCCTGCTGTTGGACGAACCTTCGATGGGCTTGGCCCCGCTGTTCGTCCAAGAAATCTTTGACATCATCGTCAAAATTCAAGAAATGGGAACTACGATTTTATTGGTAGAGCAAAACGCCAACATGGCTTTGCAGATTGCCTCACGCGCCTACGTGATGGAAACCGGCAAGATTGTGTTGCAAGGCGATGCCGCAGAGTTGCTGACTAGCGACGAAGTTAAGCATGCCTACCTGGGAGGATAACCATGTTTGTAAAATGGAGAATGACAGCCAACCCTTTTACTATCGATTCGGGTGCCACCGTACCCGACGCTATCGAAATGATGCAGGCACACGGCATCACGAAGCTGCCGGTCTTGCGTGACGGCAAACTGTGCGGCGTAGTTTCTCAGTCGGACATCAACCGGGCCTTGCCCTCTGACGCAACTTCCCTGTCTTTTGGCGAAGTGGCCTACCTGTTGTCCAAACTGAAGATTTATAAGATTATGAAAAAGAATCCCCCCACCATCTCGGCCGATGCCATGCTGGAGGAAGCCGCCATCGTCATGCGTGACTCGAAAGTCGAGATTCTGCCGGTCATGGATGAGGGTAAGGTGATCGGGGTCATTACCGAATCTGATGTCCTCGATGCGTTTATCGACATTAACGGGGCTCGCGAGCCCGGAACCCGCCTGGTTATTGAGGCTGACGACCAGCCCGGGGTGATGAGCCGCCTGGCGAGGGTCACCGGGGAGCTGGAGACCAACATCAC
This region includes:
- a CDS encoding branched-chain amino acid ABC transporter permease — protein: MDLILQQLINGLSLGSIYALIALGYTMVYGIIQLINFAHGDVLMVGAYVGFAGMVLLHLDPFTSLLAAMIICAILGMLIERLAYKPLRHSTRIAVLITAIGMSLLIEYVMMYFVGAEARAYPAQTGWLGATYRFGGVSLSMIQIIIVVVSVVLMIVLQFIIKKTRIGKAMRAVSQDQDAAKLMGISVDNTISFTFALGSALAGAAGVLWGLYYTSITPLMGIMPGLKAFVAAVLGGIGLIPGALVGGYLVGFLETIVNSLGLSTFRDAAVFMVLIIVLIFKPAGILGKNVQEKV
- a CDS encoding branched-chain amino acid ABC transporter ATP-binding protein/permease encodes the protein MKTGIKSIIAQAVILAVLWGLGYALITVGVIDSYIFNTMVTICVNIILAVSLNLVTGFTGQFSLGHAGFMAVGAYSTGLIVTAIPTYGGFFLGLGIGGLFAAGIGFLIGLPTLRLKGDYLAIATLGLAEIIRVLLLNLEFSGGAAGLFIQLQFTDWNILFILTAGTILLIRNFLNSRHGHACIAVREDEIAAESIGVYSTRIKTLAFVVGSFFGAIGGGLYIGNFFFVKPDLFNFMMSINILVIVVLGGLGSLTGSIIAAILLAVVSTLLQPFPEIRMILYALVLVILMVFRPQGLLGTKELTFKVFGRLLRKPTGEGKPESGSALPTPPTAETPPEALRAEAGAETGTKSVATEPPTEEQRAHAILDVRRLTRHFGGLAALTDVDMYLQPGELIGLIGPNGAGKTTVFNLLTGVYPPSSGTIAFRPDPQGGDVSIAGKKPFVISRCGIARTFQNIRLFKDLTVLDNVVFAMEQREKYSLLASFFHLPSWSQSRQRVHEESMQLLQMMNLAEKAGESARNLSYGEQRHLEIARALATNPQLLLLDEPAAGMNPAETAQLTELIAMLRQRYHLTILLIEHDMSLVMTICERLYVLDHGVVIASGTPQEVRNNPKVIEAYLGQEVENV
- a CDS encoding CBS and ACT domain-containing protein encodes the protein MTANPFTIDSGATVPDAIEMMQAHGITKLPVLRDGKLCGVVSQSDINRALPSDATSLSFGEVAYLLSKLKIYKIMKKNPPTISADAMLEEAAIVMRDSKVEILPVMDEGKVIGVITESDVLDAFIDINGAREPGTRLVIEADDQPGVMSRLARVTGELETNITHIAVYRTGMESSFVLLGVNTVNTTDLEEAFTKAGFQVRYVLRR
- a CDS encoding ABC transporter ATP-binding protein, with the translated sequence MFEIKDLKVSFGGIQALKGISLRVEEGEIVTLIGANGAGKTTTLRTASGLERPLEGSIWLDGKEITKSSPRSRVRHGLVHVPEGRRVFPGMTVMENLDLGAYMRKDRSGCAADLKMVFERFPVLADRKNQLAGTLSGGEQQMLAMGRGLMAKPRVLLLDEPSMGLAPLFVQEIFDIIVKIQEMGTTILLVEQNANMALQIASRAYVMETGKIVLQGDAAELLTSDEVKHAYLGG